A DNA window from Malus domestica chromosome 12, GDT2T_hap1 contains the following coding sequences:
- the LOC103449605 gene encoding amino acid transporter ANT1 codes for MEGGGGESKGVPLLDRPAGASTAQTLGNIIVSVVGTGVLGLPFALRIAGWLAGSLGVMVAGLSTYYCMLLLVQCRDKLASEENSSGKKTYGDLGHGCMGRTGRYLTESLILIAQCGGSVAYLVFIGQNLSSMLNGHGFSVASCIFLLVPVEIGLSWIGSLSALAPFSVFASVCNVLAMAFVVKEDIQQAVEGEFSFRDRTAITSSIGGLPFAGGVAVFCFEGFGMTLALEGSMRDKSTFPRLLAQAFTGITLVYCLFGFAGYMAYGDQTLEIVTLNLPHNWSAMVVQIGLCLGLIFTFPIMLHPINEIIEGKLVKGKWFQKAHDDNDDYSTMPPLGRFAVYVSRAIVVIILAVLASCVPGFAVFASLVGSTVCALISFVLPASFHLALLGSSLKLWQRTLDCCILFCGMLFAAYGAYNAVVGV; via the exons ATGGAAGGTGGAGGGGGAGAAAGCAAGGGGGTTCCTCTGCTGGACAGGCCGGCTGGGGCTTCGACGGCGCAGACGCTCGGAAATATTATTGTTTCGGTTGTCGGCACTGGCGTTTTGGGCCTCCCCTTCGCTTTGAGAATCGCCGGTTGGCTCGCTGGTTCTCTTGGGGTCATGGTTGCTGGTCTCTCCACCTACTACTGCATGCTCCTCCTT GTGCAATGTAGGGATAAGTTGGCATCAGAAGAAAATTCATCAGGTAAAAAAACTTATGGTGATTTGGGGCATGGATGCATGGGAAGAACAGGTCGTTATCTAACCGAATCCTTGATTCTGATTGCCCAATGTGGAGGTTCCGTGGCGTACCTTGTATTTATTGGACAAAACCTTTCGTCGATGTTGAATGGCCACGGTTTCTCAGTTGCTTCCTGTATATTTTTATTAGTTCCAGTCGAAATTGGGTTGTCTTGGATAGGCAGTCTATCAGCTTTAGCACCCTTCAGTGTGTTTGCGTCAGTATGCAATGTGTTGGCTATGGCGTTTGTGGTGAAAGAAGACATACAGCAGGCAGTGGAGGGCGAGTTTTCTTTTAGGGATAGGACAGCGATCACATCAAGTATAGGAGGGTTGCCATTTGCAGGAGGTGTGGCGGTGTTCTGTTTTGAGGGGTTTGGGATGACATTAGCACTGGAAGGTTCTATGCGAGATAAAAGTACATTCCCGAGGTTGCTTGCTCAGGCTTTCACAGGGATAACCCTTGTCTATTGTTTATTTGGATTTGCCGGTTACATGGCTTATGGTGATCAAACCCTCGAAATTGTCACTCTCAATCTCCCTCACAATTGGTCTGCCATGGTGGTTCAG ATTGGTTTGTGCTTGGGGCTAATATTTACCTTCCCAATCATGCTACACCCGATAAACGAGATCATAGAAGGGAAGTTGGTAAAAGGCAAATGGTTTCAGAAAGCTCATGATGACAATGACGATTATTCAACGATGCCGCCTCTAGGAAGGTTTGCAGTGTACGTGAGTCGAGCAATAGTGGTGATCATACTGGCCGTCTTGGCCTCGTGCGTTCCAGGGTTTGCAGTATTTGCGTCGCTCGTGGGAAGTACTGTATGTGCACTGATCTCATTTGTTCTACCTGCTTCATTTCACTTAGCATTGTTGGGTTCTTCCCTAAAATTGTGGCAAAGAACCTTGGATTGTTGCATATTATTTTGCGGAATGCTTTTTGCCGCATACGGCGCTTACAATGCCGTAGTTGGCGTTTGA